From Mycolicibacterium cosmeticum, a single genomic window includes:
- the recD gene encoding exodeoxyribonuclease V subunit alpha — translation MITDFEPADIHVAQRLTALAGETDESVRLAVASAVRALRGGSVCVDLRAAAGEAGADADAWLDAVRASPLTGTPPVLHLLGDLLYLDRYWREEQQVCDDALALLAARPAGPVPEVARLFPDGFDEQRAAADRALTQGLTVLTGGPGTGKTTTVARLLALFAEQAALAGRPTPRIALAAPTGKAAARLQEAVRAEVGRLDEVDRTRLGGLSATTLHRLLGPRPDTSSRFRHHRGNRLPHDVIVVDEASMVSLTMMARLLEAVRPHTRLLLVGDPDQLASVEAGAVLADLVTGLGSEHVAALRTSHRFGESIGALAAAIRDGDADRALDVLAAGGPHIVWAQTAESLREVMLPHALRLREAAILGDHRVATSTLDEHRLLCAHRHGPFGVAQWNRHVQRWLTEATGEPMWSNWYAGRPVLVTANDYGLKLYNGDTGITVASPDGLRVVFGDASFSTSRLTDVETMHAMTIHKSQGSQADEVTVLLPSEDSRLLTRELFYTAVTRAKTTVRVVGSAAEVRAAIARRAVRATGLGLRLRR, via the coding sequence ATGATCACCGACTTCGAGCCCGCCGACATCCATGTCGCCCAACGGCTGACGGCGCTGGCCGGGGAGACCGACGAATCCGTGCGGCTGGCGGTGGCGTCGGCCGTGCGGGCCCTGCGCGGCGGATCGGTGTGTGTGGATCTGCGGGCCGCGGCGGGCGAGGCCGGTGCCGACGCCGACGCGTGGCTGGACGCGGTGCGGGCCAGCCCGCTGACCGGCACCCCGCCGGTGCTGCACCTGCTCGGTGACTTGCTCTACCTGGACCGGTACTGGCGCGAGGAACAGCAGGTCTGCGACGACGCCCTGGCCTTGCTGGCCGCGCGGCCGGCCGGGCCGGTGCCCGAGGTGGCGAGGTTGTTCCCGGACGGGTTCGACGAACAACGCGCGGCGGCGGATCGTGCGCTGACACAAGGCCTCACGGTGCTGACCGGAGGGCCCGGCACCGGCAAGACGACCACCGTGGCGCGACTGCTGGCACTGTTCGCCGAGCAGGCGGCGCTGGCCGGACGGCCGACACCGCGCATCGCCCTGGCCGCCCCCACCGGCAAGGCCGCCGCCCGGCTGCAGGAGGCCGTGCGGGCCGAGGTCGGCCGCCTCGACGAGGTCGACCGCACCCGGCTGGGCGGACTGTCGGCCACCACCTTGCACCGGCTGCTCGGTCCGCGGCCGGACACGTCGTCGCGGTTCCGTCATCACCGCGGAAACCGGCTGCCGCACGACGTCATCGTCGTCGACGAGGCGTCGATGGTGTCGCTGACCATGATGGCCCGACTGCTGGAGGCGGTCCGCCCGCACACCCGGCTTCTGCTGGTCGGTGATCCCGATCAGCTGGCCTCGGTGGAGGCCGGCGCAGTGCTGGCCGATCTGGTCACCGGGTTGGGCTCCGAACACGTTGCCGCACTACGGACGTCACATCGATTCGGCGAGTCGATCGGTGCGCTGGCCGCCGCGATCCGAGACGGTGACGCCGACCGCGCGCTGGACGTGCTCGCCGCCGGCGGCCCACACATCGTCTGGGCACAGACCGCCGAGTCGCTACGCGAGGTGATGTTGCCGCACGCCCTGCGGCTCCGGGAAGCCGCGATTCTGGGCGATCACCGCGTCGCGACATCGACCCTGGACGAGCACCGGCTGCTGTGTGCGCACCGGCACGGGCCCTTCGGCGTGGCGCAGTGGAACCGGCACGTGCAGCGCTGGCTCACCGAGGCCACCGGCGAACCGATGTGGTCCAACTGGTATGCCGGCCGGCCGGTGTTGGTGACCGCCAACGACTACGGACTGAAGCTGTACAACGGGGACACCGGGATCACGGTCGCGTCACCGGACGGTCTGCGGGTGGTGTTCGGTGACGCGTCGTTCTCGACGAGCAGGCTGACCGACGTGGAGACCATGCACGCGATGACGATCCACAAATCCCAGGGCAGCCAGGCCGACGAGGTGACCGTGCTGTTGCCGTCGGAGGACTCGAGGCTGTTGACGCGGGAGCTGTTCTACACCGCGGTGACACGGGCGAAGACGACCGTGCGAGTGGTCGGGTCGGCCGCCGAGGTCCGTGCGGCCATCGCCCGCCGCGCCGTGCGCGCGACGGGGCTGGGACTACGGCTGCGCCGGTAG